In Toxoplasma gondii ME49 chromosome VIII, whole genome shotgun sequence, a single genomic region encodes these proteins:
- a CDS encoding hypothetical protein (encoded by transcript TGME49_269413), translating into MQCSKTESCCRKVDVPIKGGSHICRFASMKGCLYLLAGTDYNMFVLQISANIRVTARPCTPLSSLHFLPFCLWHHHPRGTQSTVPKKQTDLPRKLALKESGQTQV; encoded by the exons GAAAGGTGGATGTCCCTATAAAGGGCGGCTCCCATATCTGTAGGTTTGCAAGTATGAAAGGATGTCTTTACCTCTTGGCTGGCACCGATTACAATATGTTTGTACTGCAAATTTCTGCGAACATACGTGTGACTGCGAGGCCATGTACGCCCCTGTCCAGCCTTCACTTCTTACCTTTCTGCCTTTGGCATCATCACCCTCGAGGAACACAAAGCACC GTACCTAAAAAGCAAACAGATTTACCAAGGAAATTGGCATTGAAAGAGTCAGGACAGACACAGGTATAA